GAAACCTCTGCCTTTAGGCCTGAAAGATTTTTCCTGTCTTGTGGTTGTGCCTTTACAGCCAAGTTTCCATATCCAGAAAGTTCCCTGATGCCTTTTGTGGCAAGCGACTTGAGAATCTGAGGGTATGCCTTGGATTTTTTCGTCTCGCACAAGCATTCCCACACCTGGTCCATTGAAGCGCTTATTGCAGCCTCGCTGCCGTCTGAAACTATTTTCTTTGCCTCAAGCCTTGCAGCAGCTGTCCTTTCTGCAGACTGCTCAGCTGCGCCATCAACAGCGCTTCTCTCTTCGTGCTCGACTTGAGCCTTTGCCCTGGCTCTTGCCTCGTCCAGCAATTTGGATGCCTCGCTTTGCGCATCCTCGGCCATTTCCTTGGCCTCGTGCCTGGCTTTTTTCAGTATCTCGTCTTCTAGTTCGTCTAGGCCCATCAAATCACTCCAGCCGCAGGCAAAGCTCAGGCTGCAAGGCAGTGCCTTGCGCGCCTGTTATGTCATTTGCCTGTGAATTTAATCCAAAACCGCCTTACCTAGCCGATTTTGAACGAGAGCAGCAAGCCCACCACAAAACCAAGGATGATGATGGTTTCAGGAAGCGCTATGTAAACAAGGAGCTTTGAGGCCTCCTCCGGCTTTTCGGCGATAACGCCCATGGCTGCAGCGCCAATTGTTGCCTGCGCCCATGCTGTTGCTATTGCACTCAATCCAATTGCAAATGCGGATGCAAATGCAATGATACCAGTTCCGATTTCCGCCATTTCCACACCTCTATTTTTCAATTTTTATTCTATTTTTCTTTTTATCCAGATTTTTTTCCTTTGGCTGTTTTTCAGCTGTTTTTAGCAGATGAATATTTCGTGTAAACCCTCTGAGCCCTAAGCGGGCTGAATTTCCTGCCCCCTCCGTGGAAGAACTTGCTGTAAAACTCAACCAGGTTCAGCCTTGCCCCCTGCACCATGCTCTCGAACATTGCAAGGAAGGTGTTCATGATGTGCAAAATCGCTGCTATCACAAAGACTATTGCAAAAGCAACAGGGTTTGCCTGCTTTACAAGCACGCCGCTTACGACCAAATCGTTGATTATCTTTTCGGCAAGCACAACGCCCGCCACCCCTACTGCAGCAATTCTTGCATATGACATCGCATTTCCGGCAATTCCCGGAATTTCGATAAGCCCAAGAACGCCCTCTGCACGTATTATCAGCA
This genomic interval from Candidatus Parvarchaeota archaeon contains the following:
- a CDS encoding ATPase, translating into MGTGIIAFASAFAIGLSAIATAWAQATIGAAAMGVIAEKPEEASKLLVYIALPETIIILGFVVGLLLSFKIG